The Diaphorobacter ruginosibacter genome contains a region encoding:
- a CDS encoding NAD kinase: MTINFRKVALIGKYQRQASEEASEKSRLALEGIGQFLVGQGCEVLLEAETFANTGLSGHRVAEVDEIGAQADLALVVGGDGTMLGAGRQLARYHTPLVGINGGRLGFITDIALEDYQDALAPILHGDFEEDLRPMMQARVMRGNECVFEALALNDVVVNRGSTSGMVELRVEVGGVFVSNQRADGLIVASPTGSTAYSLSAGGPMLHPSLRGWVMVPIAPHTLSNRPIVLPDSVEIAIEVVGGRDVSANFDMQSLATLLHGDRILVTLAENSVRFLHPRGWSYFATLRKKLRWNEGGS; this comes from the coding sequence ATGACCATCAACTTTCGCAAAGTCGCCCTTATCGGCAAATACCAGCGCCAGGCATCCGAGGAGGCCTCGGAGAAGTCCCGGCTTGCGCTGGAGGGTATCGGCCAGTTCCTCGTCGGGCAAGGCTGCGAGGTGCTTCTTGAAGCCGAAACCTTTGCCAACACGGGGCTCTCGGGCCACCGGGTGGCCGAGGTCGACGAGATCGGCGCACAGGCCGATCTCGCACTGGTCGTTGGAGGCGACGGCACGATGCTGGGCGCGGGCCGCCAGTTGGCGCGCTATCACACGCCACTGGTCGGCATCAATGGCGGGCGGCTCGGATTCATCACGGATATCGCACTCGAGGACTACCAGGACGCGCTTGCACCTATCCTGCACGGTGATTTCGAGGAAGACCTGCGTCCGATGATGCAGGCGCGCGTGATGCGCGGCAACGAATGCGTCTTCGAGGCGCTCGCACTCAACGATGTGGTGGTCAATCGCGGATCGACATCAGGCATGGTGGAGCTGCGCGTGGAAGTGGGCGGGGTGTTCGTCTCCAACCAGCGGGCCGACGGCCTGATCGTCGCATCGCCGACCGGATCCACCGCCTATTCGCTGTCCGCAGGAGGCCCGATGCTGCATCCCTCGCTGCGCGGCTGGGTGATGGTGCCGATCGCGCCGCACACCCTGTCCAACCGGCCGATCGTGCTGCCGGATTCGGTGGAGATCGCCATCGAGGTCGTGGGCGGGCGCGATGTCTCCGCCAACTTCGACATGCAGTCGCTGGCCACCCTGCTGCACGGCGACCGCATTCTCGTCACACTGGCCGAAAACTCCGTACGCTTCCTGCATCCACGCGGCTGGAGCTATTTCGCCACGCTGCGCAAGAAGCTGCGCTGGAACGAGGGAGGCTCCTGA
- a CDS encoding lipoprotein insertase outer membrane protein LolB encodes MTGSRVAVAPRGPLRRRVLLLGPAVLLAACAQPPLREHAMSGEDSWSGRLGLQVDEGTDKSFSAGFDLSGNADRGSLTLYNPLGNVMATLRWSPGVASLDSPDQQLESDSLSALVVQLTGNDLPIQALFGWLKGVDVKVTGWEADLSRIDSGRIVATRFSPLPGAVLRIVLNR; translated from the coding sequence GTGACGGGATCCCGCGTGGCGGTCGCGCCCCGCGGCCCTCTGCGCCGACGCGTGCTGCTGCTGGGCCCCGCGGTGCTGCTTGCCGCCTGCGCCCAGCCCCCGCTGCGCGAGCACGCCATGAGCGGCGAGGATTCCTGGAGCGGCCGGCTCGGACTCCAGGTCGACGAGGGAACGGACAAATCCTTCAGCGCGGGTTTCGACCTGTCAGGCAATGCCGACCGAGGGTCGCTCACGCTGTACAACCCGCTTGGCAATGTCATGGCCACGCTGCGCTGGTCGCCTGGCGTCGCCTCGCTCGATTCGCCCGACCAGCAGCTGGAATCGGACTCCCTGAGTGCCCTCGTTGTTCAGCTGACGGGCAATGACCTGCCGATCCAGGCACTCTTCGGCTGGCTCAAGGGCGTCGACGTGAAAGTCACCGGCTGGGAAGCGGACCTGAGCCGCATCGACTCCGGCCGCATCGTCGCCACCCGTTTCTCGCCGTTGCCAGGAGCCGTGCTGCGCATCGTCCTGAACCGCTGA
- the recN gene encoding DNA repair protein RecN has protein sequence MALKRIALRDFVIVQTLDLDLHHGFTALTGETGAGKSILIDALQLLLGARAETGVIREGAERTELAAEFDPPAHMQAWFEEAGIEQEEVLLIRRTIDVQGKSRAWINGSPVTATQLRALGEHLLDIHGQHAWQSLTRQDSVRGLLDAYAGVQAQPLAALWSEWREKLRALEHARAAQDTLQQERERLQWQIGELQKLSPRADEWDELNAQHAKLSNAQSLLDNAQEAALALEDEEGTGAISRLSHAQDLLQSYEHVDDAFRSMNEVLSNSLAQAEDVLRSLQGFLRHTELEPERLAELDTRLSQWISLARRYKRQPEDLPALLDGWKSELHALDSAADLDALAKAEAASRAAYEKAARVLSQKRTKAAPQLEGAVTQAMQNLGMAGGRFVVSVEPAAEPGSHGMDLVSFLVGSHPGMTPKPIGKVASGGELSRISLAISVTTSELGEAPTLIFDEVDSGVGGAVAETVGRLMQQLGKARQVLTVTHLPQVAACADHHLVVAKHKTARSTSSSVRAADGDERVQEIARMLGGEKLSAATLAHAREMLEPVPPRESVRSAHGA, from the coding sequence ATGGCGCTCAAGCGCATTGCCTTGCGTGACTTCGTGATCGTGCAGACCCTCGATCTGGACCTGCACCACGGATTCACGGCGCTCACCGGAGAGACCGGTGCCGGCAAGTCGATCCTGATCGATGCGCTGCAGTTGCTGCTGGGCGCGCGCGCGGAAACCGGCGTGATTCGCGAAGGCGCCGAGCGCACCGAGCTGGCTGCCGAATTCGATCCACCGGCCCACATGCAGGCCTGGTTCGAGGAGGCCGGCATCGAGCAGGAAGAAGTGCTGTTGATCCGCCGGACCATCGATGTCCAGGGCAAGAGCCGCGCGTGGATCAATGGAAGCCCGGTCACCGCCACGCAGTTGAGGGCCCTGGGCGAGCACCTGCTCGACATCCACGGACAGCATGCGTGGCAGAGCCTCACGCGCCAGGACAGCGTGCGCGGCCTGCTCGATGCCTATGCCGGCGTGCAGGCACAGCCGCTTGCAGCGCTGTGGAGCGAATGGCGCGAAAAGCTGCGCGCACTGGAGCATGCCCGCGCCGCGCAGGACACCCTGCAGCAGGAACGCGAACGACTCCAATGGCAGATCGGAGAGCTGCAGAAGCTCTCGCCGCGCGCCGACGAATGGGACGAACTCAACGCGCAGCACGCCAAGCTCTCCAACGCGCAATCGCTGCTCGACAACGCCCAGGAGGCCGCCCTGGCACTGGAAGACGAGGAAGGCACGGGGGCGATCTCGCGGCTTTCGCATGCGCAGGATCTGCTGCAAAGCTATGAGCATGTGGACGATGCCTTCCGTTCGATGAACGAGGTGCTCAGCAACAGCCTTGCACAGGCCGAGGACGTGCTGCGATCGCTGCAGGGTTTCCTGCGCCATACCGAACTGGAGCCGGAGCGGCTTGCGGAGCTGGACACGCGGCTCTCGCAATGGATCTCTCTGGCACGGCGCTACAAGCGACAGCCCGAAGACCTGCCCGCGCTGCTCGACGGCTGGAAGTCGGAGCTGCATGCGCTCGACTCGGCAGCCGATCTCGATGCATTGGCCAAGGCCGAAGCCGCGAGCCGTGCCGCCTATGAAAAAGCTGCGCGCGTGCTGTCGCAGAAACGAACCAAGGCCGCGCCCCAGTTGGAGGGAGCTGTCACACAGGCCATGCAGAATCTGGGCATGGCTGGCGGCAGGTTCGTGGTGTCTGTGGAGCCCGCGGCCGAGCCGGGGTCACACGGCATGGATCTGGTGAGCTTCCTGGTCGGCAGCCATCCGGGCATGACGCCCAAGCCCATCGGCAAGGTGGCATCGGGCGGCGAGCTCTCGCGCATCTCGCTGGCGATCTCGGTCACGACCAGTGAACTGGGTGAGGCGCCCACGCTGATCTTCGACGAGGTGGACTCGGGCGTGGGCGGTGCCGTGGCGGAAACGGTCGGGCGCCTCATGCAGCAGCTTGGCAAGGCGCGCCAGGTGCTCACCGTGACCCACCTGCCGCAGGTGGCCGCATGTGCGGATCACCATCTGGTGGTGGCCAAGCACAAGACAGCGCGCAGCACCAGCAGTTCGGTGCGCGCGGCGGATGGGGATGAACGGGTCCAGGAAATCGCCCGCATGCTGGGAGGAGAGAAGCTGTCCGCGGCCACTCTGGCGCATGCGCGCGAGATGCTGGAGCCGGTGCCGCCCCGTGAATCCGTGCGCTCGGCGCATGGAGCCTGA
- the mutY gene encoding A/G-specific adenine glycosylase, whose amino-acid sequence MTVGIPEIAMRVVRWQKEHGRNHLPWQNTRDPYRVWLSEIMLQQTQVATVLDYYARFLERFPDVQSLAAAQQDDVLALWSGLGYYSRARNLHRCAQRVVSDFGGAFPRTVEELASLPGIGKSTAAAIASFCFGVRAAILDANVRRVLTRVLGFEDDLATAANERRLWALAEALLPETDLASNMPRYTQGLMDLGAGLCTPRSPTCLLCPLAEVCKAHREGNPEDYPVRTRKLKRSAQSWWLLIERDESGRIWLERRPQTGIWAGLYCPPVFEDRELLSQRAAHDAKAALDDLPVVMHVLTHRDLYLHPVRMQLSTASALRRKGEEGDGAGFYAPAEWPALGLPAPVRKLLAAL is encoded by the coding sequence ATGACGGTCGGGATTCCTGAAATTGCCATGCGCGTGGTGCGCTGGCAGAAAGAGCATGGGCGCAACCATCTCCCATGGCAGAACACGCGTGACCCTTATCGCGTCTGGCTCAGCGAGATCATGCTGCAGCAGACGCAGGTCGCCACGGTGCTGGATTACTACGCGCGCTTTCTGGAGCGGTTCCCCGATGTGCAGTCGCTTGCAGCCGCGCAGCAGGACGACGTGCTGGCACTGTGGAGCGGCCTGGGTTACTACAGCCGCGCGCGCAATCTCCATCGCTGTGCCCAGAGGGTGGTGAGCGACTTCGGCGGAGCATTTCCGCGCACGGTCGAGGAGCTCGCATCGCTGCCGGGCATTGGCAAGTCCACTGCGGCGGCGATCGCCTCGTTCTGCTTCGGCGTGCGCGCGGCGATTCTCGATGCCAACGTGCGCCGGGTGCTCACGCGCGTGCTGGGCTTCGAGGACGATCTGGCAACCGCCGCCAACGAGCGCAGGCTCTGGGCGCTGGCCGAAGCGCTGCTGCCCGAGACGGACCTGGCGAGCAACATGCCCCGTTATACGCAGGGCCTGATGGACCTGGGCGCGGGCCTGTGCACGCCACGCTCACCGACCTGCCTGCTATGCCCGCTGGCCGAAGTGTGCAAGGCCCATCGCGAGGGCAATCCGGAAGACTACCCCGTGCGCACGCGCAAGCTCAAGCGCAGCGCCCAGTCCTGGTGGCTGCTGATCGAGCGCGACGAATCGGGCCGTATCTGGCTGGAACGCAGGCCGCAGACCGGCATCTGGGCCGGGCTGTACTGCCCGCCGGTGTTCGAGGACCGGGAGCTTCTTTCGCAGCGCGCCGCGCACGATGCGAAGGCCGCGCTGGATGACCTGCCGGTGGTGATGCATGTGCTGACCCATCGCGACCTGTACCTGCATCCGGTGCGCATGCAGCTGTCGACGGCAAGCGCGTTGCGGCGCAAGGGCGAAGAGGGCGATGGCGCAGGCTTCTATGCGCCCGCCGAGTGGCCCGCGCTGGGGCTGCCCGCGCCCGTGCGCAAGCTGCTTGCTGCGCTGTAG
- a CDS encoding tetratricopeptide repeat protein, which yields MTWQRVRMDYYGPMMQTHRFRAVALAAVLALQVHAAWAQSPAPAEPESAAALPAEKEDVSDEKAAVDAELFYEILVGELTTGQGDPASGYALMLDAARRSGQEQLYQRATQIALQSRSAESALISARAWKDSFPQSRDANRYLLQILVVLNQVDETAGLLKQELAASPQRVKLITLKALPQIYGRVSDKTLAAKVVEEASSDELRNPATGPTAWTTIGRMRLAADNAAGALEAARNAIALDPADEGAGMLSLQLVDAGVSGADRLLGTYLSGKPHPEVRMSYARYLLQERRNDEAREQLEQLTKSNPELADAWLVLASLNLQAKRPEQADVALRQFMTLSEPNAGNPTVAKALSRAYLMEAQIATDRADYPAAQGWLAKADKVSPGDFSVNVQQASLLARQGELAKARALIQGLPAANTDEMQRKLLADAQLLKEAKQYDEASKVLGQAIELTPLDNDLLYEQAMLAEKAGRPEDMERLLRTIIRRQPDYYHASNALGYSMADRGVNLEEARGHIDAALVHAPEDPFILDSKAWVEFRLGNTQEALKIFEKIFAKQQDAEIAAHYGEVLWSAGDRNKAMAVWQQGLRSEPGNQTLKDTLKRLGATPGAPQ from the coding sequence ATGACCTGGCAACGCGTGCGCATGGATTATTATGGCCCGATGATGCAAACTCATCGTTTTCGTGCAGTTGCCCTGGCCGCCGTGCTGGCCCTGCAAGTCCATGCTGCATGGGCGCAGTCGCCCGCTCCCGCCGAGCCCGAATCGGCCGCCGCGCTTCCCGCGGAGAAAGAGGACGTCAGCGATGAAAAGGCAGCTGTCGATGCCGAACTGTTCTACGAAATTCTCGTGGGCGAGCTCACCACCGGCCAGGGAGATCCCGCCTCCGGCTATGCGCTGATGCTCGACGCTGCGCGCCGCAGCGGCCAGGAACAGCTTTATCAGCGTGCCACGCAGATCGCGCTGCAGTCCCGCTCCGCCGAAAGTGCCTTGATTTCCGCCCGCGCATGGAAGGACAGCTTTCCGCAATCACGCGACGCCAACCGCTATCTGCTGCAGATCCTGGTGGTACTCAATCAGGTTGACGAAACGGCCGGACTGCTCAAGCAGGAACTCGCAGCCTCGCCGCAGCGGGTGAAGCTCATCACACTCAAGGCGCTTCCGCAGATCTATGGCCGCGTGAGCGACAAGACGCTGGCCGCCAAGGTCGTCGAGGAAGCCTCGTCGGACGAACTCAGGAACCCCGCCACCGGCCCCACGGCATGGACCACGATCGGCCGCATGCGATTGGCAGCCGACAACGCCGCAGGTGCACTGGAAGCCGCTCGGAACGCCATTGCGCTCGACCCGGCGGACGAAGGCGCCGGCATGCTCTCGCTGCAGCTTGTCGATGCCGGGGTTTCCGGTGCCGACCGCTTGCTCGGAACGTACCTGTCCGGCAAACCTCATCCGGAAGTGCGCATGAGCTATGCACGCTATCTCCTGCAGGAGCGCCGCAACGACGAGGCTCGCGAGCAGTTGGAACAGCTCACGAAGTCCAATCCCGAACTGGCGGACGCGTGGCTGGTGCTCGCGTCGCTCAACCTTCAGGCCAAGCGCCCGGAGCAGGCCGACGTGGCCCTGCGCCAGTTCATGACGCTGTCCGAGCCCAATGCCGGCAACCCGACGGTTGCCAAGGCCCTCTCGCGTGCCTACCTCATGGAGGCGCAGATCGCCACCGACCGCGCCGACTATCCAGCGGCCCAGGGTTGGCTCGCCAAGGCCGACAAGGTCTCGCCCGGTGACTTCTCCGTCAACGTGCAACAGGCCTCGCTGCTGGCCAGGCAGGGTGAGCTGGCCAAGGCCCGCGCGCTGATCCAGGGTCTGCCCGCCGCCAACACGGACGAGATGCAGCGCAAGCTGCTGGCGGACGCACAACTCCTGAAGGAAGCCAAACAGTACGACGAGGCCTCCAAGGTCCTGGGTCAGGCCATCGAGCTCACCCCCCTGGACAACGACCTGCTCTATGAACAGGCCATGCTGGCCGAGAAGGCCGGCCGCCCCGAAGACATGGAACGTCTGCTGCGCACGATCATCCGCCGCCAGCCCGACTACTACCACGCCAGCAACGCGCTCGGCTATTCGATGGCCGACCGCGGGGTGAACCTCGAGGAGGCACGCGGACATATCGATGCCGCGCTCGTACATGCGCCCGAGGATCCATTCATCCTCGACAGCAAGGCGTGGGTGGAATTCCGCCTCGGCAACACGCAGGAAGCACTCAAGATCTTCGAGAAGATCTTCGCCAAGCAACAGGACGCCGAAATCGCAGCTCACTACGGAGAGGTGCTCTGGAGCGCGGGCGACCGCAACAAGGCCATGGCCGTCTGGCAGCAGGGCCTGCGCAGCGAACCCGGCAACCAGACGCTGAAGGACACCCTGAAGCGCCTGGGCGCCACTCCGGGAGCCCCGCAGTGA
- a CDS encoding dynamin family protein yields the protein MGPSFNEQFDQHGAWKRSFAQQLKQLADWMGAHELMDSSIEERLKRLEEQIRSDKVMVAFVAEFSRGKSELINAIFFADYGRRIMPASAGRTTMCPTELSYEEGSAPCLRLLPIETRLQPQGLAEWRLKQHQWNEIALDIDDAQQMAEALAKVSEVRRVSIDEARALGFWHDDAPDDNPMVDAGGMVDVPMWRHALINVPHPLLKQGLVILDTPGLNAVGAEPELTINLIPQAHAVVFILGADTGVTRSDLSIWREHLGAASENNETRLVVLNKIDTLWDSLNSPTQVQEQLDQQCRNSADMLGVSLSQVVPVSAQKGLVAKINCDDVLLEASGLPHLEEALGEGILGRRQAILRGVVANGVAGLHAETTRVLNIRRRDLDDQMSELNSLRGKNSTVIQAMRGRIELEQRDFDSSTAKVLALRAVHLKMMRDVFHRLGSRALKAEMQPLAEALQNGGVIKLGLRKVYADTFARVRALLQAAQASGTEIRDMLGGTYKQLNAEFGFSLQAPKAPEFESYVADVTEIERRHEQYIGMGNTLRLAQPEFAQRLQRGLTLRLRAVLDSASNELELWSKSATAQLDAQLRERKRSFSRRIEAVDRIQSAANGLVERIAEIESAEAHLQELEVRLTTLTDKLVHMPLAPQERVSRPEDAVDLLLFD from the coding sequence GTGGGACCTTCATTCAACGAACAGTTCGATCAGCACGGCGCCTGGAAGCGCTCGTTTGCGCAGCAACTCAAGCAACTGGCGGACTGGATGGGTGCGCACGAGTTGATGGATTCGTCCATCGAGGAACGCCTGAAGCGCCTGGAAGAGCAGATCCGCAGCGACAAGGTGATGGTGGCGTTTGTCGCGGAGTTCTCGCGCGGCAAGTCCGAGCTGATCAACGCGATCTTCTTTGCGGACTACGGCCGCCGCATCATGCCGGCGAGCGCGGGCCGCACCACCATGTGCCCGACCGAGCTGTCGTACGAGGAGGGTTCGGCGCCGTGCCTTCGCCTGTTGCCCATCGAGACCCGCCTGCAGCCGCAGGGACTGGCCGAGTGGCGCCTCAAGCAGCACCAGTGGAACGAGATTGCTCTCGACATCGATGACGCGCAGCAGATGGCCGAGGCCCTGGCCAAGGTGTCCGAGGTGCGCCGCGTGTCGATCGACGAGGCGCGGGCCCTGGGCTTCTGGCACGACGATGCGCCAGACGACAACCCGATGGTCGACGCGGGCGGCATGGTGGACGTGCCGATGTGGCGCCACGCACTGATCAATGTGCCGCATCCGCTGCTCAAGCAGGGCCTTGTGATTCTGGATACGCCGGGCCTGAATGCCGTCGGTGCCGAGCCCGAGCTGACGATCAACCTGATTCCCCAGGCGCACGCGGTGGTGTTCATCCTGGGCGCGGACACGGGTGTGACGCGTTCCGACCTGTCGATCTGGCGTGAGCATCTGGGCGCTGCGAGCGAGAACAACGAGACCCGGCTGGTCGTGCTCAACAAGATCGACACGCTGTGGGATTCCCTGAACTCCCCGACGCAGGTGCAGGAGCAGCTCGACCAGCAGTGCCGCAATTCGGCGGACATGCTGGGCGTGTCGCTCAGCCAGGTGGTGCCGGTGTCGGCGCAGAAGGGCCTGGTTGCCAAGATCAACTGCGACGATGTGCTGCTCGAGGCCAGCGGCCTGCCGCATCTCGAAGAGGCGCTGGGCGAGGGCATCCTGGGGCGCCGTCAGGCCATCCTGCGTGGCGTGGTCGCCAACGGCGTGGCAGGTCTGCATGCCGAGACGACGCGCGTGCTCAATATCCGCCGCCGTGATCTCGACGACCAGATGTCCGAGCTCAACAGCCTGCGCGGAAAGAACTCGACGGTCATCCAGGCCATGCGCGGCCGCATCGAACTGGAGCAGCGTGATTTCGACTCCAGCACGGCCAAGGTGCTCGCGTTGCGCGCGGTGCACCTGAAGATGATGCGCGACGTGTTCCACCGCCTGGGCTCGCGCGCCCTCAAGGCGGAGATGCAGCCTCTGGCGGAAGCCCTGCAGAACGGGGGGGTGATCAAGCTCGGCCTGCGCAAGGTCTATGCCGACACGTTCGCCCGCGTGCGCGCGCTGCTGCAGGCCGCGCAGGCGTCAGGGACCGAGATCCGCGACATGCTCGGCGGCACCTACAAGCAGCTCAATGCGGAATTCGGCTTTTCGCTGCAGGCGCCCAAGGCCCCCGAGTTCGAATCCTACGTGGCCGACGTGACCGAGATCGAGCGCCGCCACGAGCAATACATCGGCATGGGCAACACGCTGCGTCTTGCGCAGCCCGAGTTCGCCCAGCGCCTGCAGCGCGGCCTGACGCTGCGCCTGCGTGCGGTGCTCGATTCGGCGTCGAACGAACTGGAGTTGTGGAGCAAGTCCGCCACGGCGCAGCTCGATGCCCAGTTGCGTGAAAGAAAGCGCAGTTTCTCGCGGCGCATCGAGGCGGTGGATCGCATCCAGAGTGCGGCCAATGGCCTGGTGGAGCGCATTGCCGAGATCGAGTCCGCGGAGGCGCACCTCCAGGAGCTCGAGGTGCGTCTGACGACGCTGACCGACAAGCTGGTGCACATGCCGCTGGCTCCCCAGGAGCGTGTCTCGCGGCCCGAGGATGCGGTGGATCTGCTGCTGTTCGATTGA
- the mutM gene encoding bifunctional DNA-formamidopyrimidine glycosylase/DNA-(apurinic or apyrimidinic site) lyase codes for MPELPEVEVTRRSFAEQIAGARISSVFLGKPLRWPLGVDPQELVGRQVLQVRRRGKYLLVDLDRGMLMLHLGMSGSLRFAAELPLPGVHDHFQLTTDKGLLRLHDPRRFGAVLAVSGDDDPLAVKLLARLGPEPLEDDFDFEPFARGLKASRLAIKPLLLSGKVVVGVGNIYASEVLFLAGIRPTTVAGRIGRERALRLHAAIRQILARAVETGGSTLKDFSAADGNAGHFQLEANVYAREGLPCKVCSAPVRQLRQGQRSTFFCAHCQRP; via the coding sequence ATGCCGGAGTTGCCAGAAGTCGAGGTCACGCGGCGCAGCTTTGCTGAGCAGATCGCTGGAGCGCGGATAAGTTCTGTTTTCCTGGGCAAGCCGCTGCGCTGGCCCCTGGGCGTGGATCCGCAGGAGCTGGTGGGCCGCCAGGTCCTGCAGGTGCGCCGCCGCGGGAAGTATCTGCTCGTCGACCTGGATCGCGGCATGCTGATGCTGCACCTGGGCATGTCGGGCAGCCTGCGGTTCGCGGCGGAGTTGCCTTTGCCGGGTGTGCATGATCACTTTCAACTGACGACGGACAAGGGGCTGCTCCGGCTGCACGACCCCAGGCGTTTTGGTGCCGTTCTGGCGGTGTCGGGCGATGATGACCCGCTGGCGGTCAAGCTGCTTGCCAGGCTGGGCCCGGAGCCGCTCGAGGATGATTTTGATTTCGAGCCTTTCGCGCGCGGCCTCAAGGCGAGCCGGCTGGCGATCAAGCCGCTGCTGCTGAGCGGCAAGGTCGTGGTGGGCGTGGGCAACATCTATGCGTCGGAAGTGCTGTTCCTCGCCGGCATCCGACCGACGACAGTGGCCGGCCGGATCGGACGCGAGCGGGCCCTGCGCCTGCACGCGGCGATCCGCCAGATACTGGCACGTGCCGTCGAGACGGGCGGCAGCACGCTCAAGGATTTCTCGGCCGCGGATGGCAATGCCGGGCACTTCCAGCTCGAAGCCAATGTCTATGCCCGCGAGGGGCTGCCGTGCAAGGTTTGCAGCGCGCCTGTCCGGCAGTTGCGACAGGGGCAGAGAAGCACCTTTTTCTGTGCCCATTGCCAGAGGCCCTGA
- the hrcA gene encoding heat-inducible transcriptional repressor HrcA, with protein sequence MLDDRAKLLLKALVERYIADGQPVGSRTLSRASGLELSPATIRNVMADLEELGLIASPHTSAGRIPTARGYRLFVDTMLTVQRDRLPELQLMPEQPQKVIANAANLLSNLSQFVGVVMAPRRPSVFRHIEFMRLSEKRLLVIIVSPDGDVQNRVIFTQSDYSSSQLVEAANYLNSNFSGLTMEQVRERLQSEVESLRGEIATLMQAAVSVGSDALSESTDSVVISGERNLLSVSDFSSDMGNLRRAFDLFEQKTQILRLLDISSKAEGVRIFIGGESQVVPFEELSVVSAPYEVDGQIVGTLGVIGPTRMPYDRMIQIVDITSKLVTNALSHRS encoded by the coding sequence ATGCTTGATGATCGTGCCAAGTTGCTGTTGAAAGCCCTCGTCGAACGCTATATCGCGGACGGCCAGCCTGTCGGATCCCGGACGCTGTCGCGTGCCTCGGGTCTGGAGCTTTCGCCGGCGACCATTCGCAACGTGATGGCCGACCTCGAGGAGCTCGGCCTGATCGCGAGTCCGCACACCTCGGCTGGCCGTATCCCCACGGCGCGCGGCTACCGGCTTTTCGTGGACACCATGCTCACGGTGCAGCGCGATCGGCTGCCTGAACTGCAGCTCATGCCCGAGCAGCCGCAGAAGGTGATCGCCAATGCGGCCAACCTGCTGTCCAACCTGTCGCAATTCGTCGGTGTGGTGATGGCTCCGCGCAGGCCCTCGGTGTTCAGGCACATCGAATTCATGCGGCTGTCCGAAAAGCGCCTGCTCGTGATCATCGTCTCACCCGATGGAGATGTGCAGAACCGCGTCATCTTCACGCAGAGCGACTATTCGTCCTCGCAACTGGTCGAGGCGGCCAACTACCTGAACTCGAACTTCTCGGGCCTCACGATGGAACAGGTCCGCGAACGCCTGCAGTCCGAGGTCGAATCCCTGCGCGGAGAGATTGCCACCCTGATGCAGGCGGCGGTGAGCGTGGGGTCGGACGCTCTCTCCGAATCGACGGACAGCGTGGTCATATCCGGCGAGCGCAACCTGCTGTCGGTGAGTGATTTCTCCAGCGACATGGGCAATCTGCGCCGGGCATTCGACCTGTTCGAGCAGAAGACGCAAATCCTGCGCCTGCTCGACATCTCCAGCAAGGCCGAAGGCGTGCGCATCTTTATCGGCGGCGAAAGCCAGGTCGTACCCTTCGAGGAGCTCTCGGTCGTGAGCGCCCCCTATGAGGTCGACGGCCAGATCGTCGGTACCCTGGGCGTGATCGGCCCCACCCGCATGCCCTACGACCGGATGATCCAGATCGTCGATATCACGTCCAAATTGGTGACCAATGCCCTGAGCCACAGGAGTTAA
- the rapZ gene encoding RNase adapter RapZ, translated as MSLEIVLITGMSGSGKSVALHALEDAGFYCVDNLPPELLSAFVALEHVNHGNRLAIAIDVRSATALPMVPQQLDDLRMQGVRVQCLFLDANTETLVRRFSETRRRHPLSKDELRDGQNALLQTIELERELLADLREQSHVIDTSAIRASQLQGYVKSLVDVPPSRMILVFQSFAFKRGVPVDADYVFDVRMLPNPHYEPALRELTGRDAAVAEFLEQQPAVHAMELQISQFLENWLDALAENHRSYVTVAVGCTGGQHRSVYLVERLARHFSPKWNTLRRHRELDALKAPRQG; from the coding sequence ATGTCGCTCGAAATTGTGCTCATCACCGGAATGTCCGGATCGGGAAAATCCGTGGCGCTGCACGCGCTGGAGGATGCCGGCTTCTATTGCGTTGACAACCTGCCTCCGGAGCTGCTGAGCGCCTTCGTGGCGCTGGAGCATGTCAACCATGGCAACCGCCTTGCCATCGCCATCGATGTGCGCAGCGCCACGGCGTTGCCCATGGTGCCGCAACAGCTTGACGACCTGCGCATGCAGGGCGTGCGCGTGCAATGCCTGTTCCTCGATGCCAACACCGAGACGCTGGTGCGCCGTTTCTCCGAAACCCGCCGCCGCCACCCGCTGTCCAAGGACGAGCTGCGCGACGGCCAGAATGCGCTGCTGCAGACCATCGAACTGGAGCGTGAACTGCTGGCCGATCTTCGGGAGCAGTCGCACGTCATCGACACCAGCGCCATCCGCGCGTCGCAGCTGCAGGGCTACGTGAAAAGCCTGGTGGATGTGCCGCCGAGCCGCATGATCCTGGTGTTCCAGTCATTCGCGTTCAAGCGCGGGGTGCCGGTAGACGCCGACTACGTGTTCGACGTCCGCATGCTGCCCAATCCGCACTACGAACCGGCCCTGCGTGAACTGACCGGTCGCGATGCCGCCGTGGCGGAGTTCCTCGAACAGCAGCCTGCCGTCCATGCGATGGAGCTCCAGATCTCGCAGTTTCTCGAAAACTGGCTCGACGCCCTGGCGGAAAACCACCGCAGCTACGTGACGGTGGCGGTGGGCTGCACGGGTGGGCAGCACCGCTCCGTGTATCTGGTGGAGCGGCTTGCCCGCCACTTCAGCCCGAAGTGGAACACGCTGCGGCGACACCGCGAGCTCGATGCGCTGAAAGCCCCGAGGCAGGGCTGA